A part of Caretta caretta isolate rCarCar2 chromosome 1, rCarCar1.hap1, whole genome shotgun sequence genomic DNA contains:
- the LOC125642822 gene encoding olfactory receptor 52E4-like isoform X2, giving the protein MSDANTTDFTNPSTFILLGIPGLEAAHVWISIPFCALYVIAVLGNFTILFIVKMEPSLHGPMYYFVCMLAVADLGLSTSTLPKMLSIFWFNSREINFSACLTQMYFIHCVSVMESGIFVAMALDRYVAICDPLRHSTILTNPVVAKIGLVVVLRGGMLVLPYPFLVRRWPYCRTNIIPHTYCEHMAVVNLACADIRVNSYYGLFLAFFLSSLDVCFIAVSYTQILRAIFSLPTKDARLKTFRTCGSHLFVILASYIPALFSFLTHRFGHNVPLHFHILIANMYLLVPPMLNPIIYGVRTKQIRDRLCHMLGLSPS; this is encoded by the exons ATGTCAGATGCCAACACAACcgacttcaccaacccctccaccttcatcttgctgggcattcctggcctggaggcagcccatgtctggatctccatccccttctgtgcCTTGTATGTCATAGCCgtcttggggaacttcaccatcctgttcaTTGTGAAGATGGAGCCGAGCCTCCatgggcccatgtactatttcgTCTGCATGCTGGCCGTCGCTGACCTGGGCCTGTCCACGTCCACCCTGCctaaaatgctgagcatcttctggttcaattccagagAGATCAATTTtagtgcctgcctcacccagatgtacttCATTCACTGTGTCTCAGTGATGGAGTCTGGGATCTTTGTGGCCATGGCTCTGgatcgctacgtggccatctgtgatcccctgagacattccaccatcctgacaaacCCAGTGGTAGCCAAGATAGGCCTGGTCGTGGTGCTGCGTGGTGGCATGCTCGTACTGCCCTATCCCTTCCTGGTGAGGCGctggccatattgcagaaccaacatcatCCCCCACACGTACTGCGAGCACATGGCCGTGGTGAATTTGGCCTGCGCTGACATCCGTGTCAATAGTTACTACGGCCTTTTTCTGGCCTTCTTTCTGTCCAGTCTGGATGTGTGTTTTATTGCTGTGTCCTATacccagatcctcagggccatcttcagcctccccacaaaggacgCCCGGCTCAAGACTTTTCGGACCTGTGGCTCCCACCTTTTTGTCATCTTAGCCTCTTACATCCcagctctcttctccttcctcacacACCGGTTTGGCCACAATGTGCCCCTGCATTTCCACATTCTCATTGCCAACATGTACCTCCTTGTGCCCCCCATGCTGAACCCCATCATCTACGGGGTGAGGACCAAACAGATCCGGGACAGGCT TTGCCAcatgctgggcctttctccttcatag
- the LOC125642822 gene encoding olfactory receptor 52E4-like isoform X1: MSDANTTDFTNPSTFILLGIPGLEAAHVWISIPFCALYVIAVLGNFTILFIVKMEPSLHGPMYYFVCMLAVADLGLSTSTLPKMLSIFWFNSREINFSACLTQMYFIHCVSVMESGIFVAMALDRYVAICDPLRHSTILTNPVVAKIGLVVVLRGGMLVLPYPFLVRRWPYCRTNIIPHTYCEHMAVVNLACADIRVNSYYGLFLAFFLSSLDVCFIAVSYTQILRAIFSLPTKDARLKTFRTCGSHLFVILASYIPALFSFLTHRFGHNVPLHFHILIANMYLLVPPMLNPIIYGVRTKQIRDRLLRLFTHKGT, encoded by the coding sequence ATGTCAGATGCCAACACAACcgacttcaccaacccctccaccttcatcttgctgggcattcctggcctggaggcagcccatgtctggatctccatccccttctgtgcCTTGTATGTCATAGCCgtcttggggaacttcaccatcctgttcaTTGTGAAGATGGAGCCGAGCCTCCatgggcccatgtactatttcgTCTGCATGCTGGCCGTCGCTGACCTGGGCCTGTCCACGTCCACCCTGCctaaaatgctgagcatcttctggttcaattccagagAGATCAATTTtagtgcctgcctcacccagatgtacttCATTCACTGTGTCTCAGTGATGGAGTCTGGGATCTTTGTGGCCATGGCTCTGgatcgctacgtggccatctgtgatcccctgagacattccaccatcctgacaaacCCAGTGGTAGCCAAGATAGGCCTGGTCGTGGTGCTGCGTGGTGGCATGCTCGTACTGCCCTATCCCTTCCTGGTGAGGCGctggccatattgcagaaccaacatcatCCCCCACACGTACTGCGAGCACATGGCCGTGGTGAATTTGGCCTGCGCTGACATCCGTGTCAATAGTTACTACGGCCTTTTTCTGGCCTTCTTTCTGTCCAGTCTGGATGTGTGTTTTATTGCTGTGTCCTATacccagatcctcagggccatcttcagcctccccacaaaggacgCCCGGCTCAAGACTTTTCGGACCTGTGGCTCCCACCTTTTTGTCATCTTAGCCTCTTACATCCcagctctcttctccttcctcacacACCGGTTTGGCCACAATGTGCCCCTGCATTTCCACATTCTCATTGCCAACATGTACCTCCTTGTGCCCCCCATGCTGAACCCCATCATCTACGGGGTGAGGACCAAACAGATCCGGGACAGGCTGCTCCGTCTCTTTACTCATAAAGGGACCTAA